GACTCACGAATGTCATTGATCGTAATCGTCTTAGCCCCGGCATCTCTTGCAAAGCTCCCACTTTCAGGCTTGTTTCTCGGGCCGTGAATTCCGGCGTGGATTAAGCTTTCGTTGCGTACTCCATCTAATTCATAGAGACGGGCAAAAGGTGTGGAACGCGCGTACTTATCGCCTTCGTGATGAGGCATGTTGTCATAATGCGCATCAAGGTGAAGGATTCCGACTTTTCCTTCGGTTCGCTCGGCTAGAGCTTTGACAATTGGGTATGTGATCCCGTGGTCGCCACCTAGTGCTATTGGGAATTTGCCTGAATCCCACATCTTGCCTGAGAAGGTTTCAATCCGTCTCATCGTCTCCTCGACATCAGCAGGAACGACGTCGACATCCCCCATATCAGCGAGCTTCAAATGCTCAAATACATTAATATGGTCAAGCTCTGGTAAATACCCACTGTAGCGACCTGAACAGAGGCGCATCACTTTAGGGCCGAGTTCGCACCCCGTGAAATCCCCCCATGTTACCGCCCCTTCCCACGGCACACCGTATATTAAAACATCCGAATCGTCGATTGATTGTGTTGTTCCATTAATTGCCCCTAAAAATGGTGGCGTATTTCCATAGATTGTATCCTTCATTGGTCATCCACTCCCTATAGTAGTCATCACCTTTTTTATACCCGGTTTTGATAGAGAATAACCGTTTCGCTTTCAATTAATTGCGAATGAATAAATAAATGATAAAACCTATGACCGGAAAGAACATCGTCGCAATTAAGATGAGTAAGCTGAATTCCTTGCTGTTTCCTTTTCTGACGGAATCTTTATAGCACCATACACTTGTGAGTACATTTAAAATTAATCCACCGAAAATCAGTAAAAAGACGAGCGGTATAAATAGAAGCTCCATTGTCGTTCCTCCTCTGCATTCTTTATCTAATATACGTTTTGGTGATATGTTTGGTTTCATGTACAAAAAAAGAAACTGCGCCAACATATGGCGCAGCTTTAATGATTAAGCTGTTTTTGTCCGTCTTGCACGGATGCGCATTCGGACGTTTGACTGCAGCAAGTATAGTGCAGGCACGATGAATAAGGTTAATAAGGTTGAGAAGATCAACCCTGAGACGATCGCAATCCCTAGTGGCTTGAATAATGTACTGTTACCAAGGGCGATTGGAAGTAAGCCGGCAATGGACGTCAATGATGTTAACACGATCGGACGGAAGCGTTGTTCGGCTGCCATCATCACGGCCTCACGTGGGTCCATTCCTTCTTTTCTTCGTTGTTCGATGAATTCAATTAACACAATTCCGTTCCGTACAACAATCCCCGCTAATGAAACGGCGCCCATCATCGACATAAAGCCGAGACCGGTTTGGGTGATGAAGAGTCCAATTAACGCCCCAGCAATCGCTAAGTAGACGGTACTTAAGATTAAAATTGGTAACGTTAATGAATAGAATTGAATCGCAATGACGATCAAGATTAAGAACATCACGACGATGAAAATCTTACCGATATCGATAAATACATCGGTACGAGCTGATGTTTCCCCGCCGATCGATAGCGTGTAGGCAGCGTCTTGTGCAGTGACTGCATCAAGGTCTGCACGGGCATCGGCTAAGATTTCATCACTTGAGCGTTCATTCGGATACGCTCGTACCGTGATCGTTGGGACCGTATTGTCATGTGGAATTCTTGGCTCAGACTGTACTTCACTCGTCGTTACAAGATCGGCAACAGGAATGCTCTCTCCACTAAAGCCAGCGACCGAAATGTCTTCTAATACATCAACTGACAACGGTCCCGCATTTTCATAGACTAGGCGCATATCAAGAAGTTCGCCTGGCTGTTGCAGCTGACCAAGTGGCAAACCTTCTCCGACTAAACGGAGCGCAGTCGCTAAGTCATCGCTTGCAATCCCACTTTCTTCTAACGCTTCGCGGTCTGGTGTCACTTGAATGGTTTCAATGCTCGCACCGACGTCATCATCGACGTTTGCCACTCCTTCTGTAGCAGCGAGAATGTCTTTCACTTCTCCTGCCATCTCACGTAGCGTACCGAAGTCTTCCCCACTTACTTTAATCGCAATCGGCGCACCGACTGGGGGACCTGACTCGATCATTGAGACATTAATATTCATATCTGGGAAAGCTTCAGGTAATATGTCATTCCATGCGTTCGTCGTCTCTCGTGTCGACATCTTTTCACGATCAATGAAAACGAGGAAGTTCGCTGCATTTTCACCTGATGCTGCGCCTCCGCCTGCACCGAATAGACGCGGAATATCGGTTCCGACATAGGTGGAGACCGATTGAACATAGTCCACGTCAGTTAACCATGCTTCGACATTCCTTGCTTCGGCTTCGGTTGCTTGAAGACTTGTTCCTTCAGGTAACGTCGCCTCTACAAATACTTCTTCACGGTCTGTATCCGGGAAGAATTCGAGCGGAATAAACGGAATCAGCGCATAGGCAGCGGTTCCGAGTAAGAATCCTAAAATCACAACTAGGAGTGGACGCTTCGTCACACCTCTGATCATGCGTTGCCCATAAAAAGCCGAAGCGCGGTCAAA
Above is a genomic segment from Bacillus sp. FJAT-45037 containing:
- a CDS encoding agmatinase family protein, with the protein product MKDTIYGNTPPFLGAINGTTQSIDDSDVLIYGVPWEGAVTWGDFTGCELGPKVMRLCSGRYSGYLPELDHINVFEHLKLADMGDVDVVPADVEETMRRIETFSGKMWDSGKFPIALGGDHGITYPIVKALAERTEGKVGILHLDAHYDNMPHHEGDKYARSTPFARLYELDGVRNESLIHAGIHGPRNKPESGSFARDAGAKTITINDIRESKDIRKLAADLYDQASKDVDVVYLSVCSDVLDFAFNPGGPVDGNGLTSYELLTLIYEFSKRGIVGMDFVEVYPQQDPNNVSSHFASMIALYALAGVAENRK
- a CDS encoding PLDc N-terminal domain-containing protein, producing MELLFIPLVFLLIFGGLILNVLTSVWCYKDSVRKGNSKEFSLLILIATMFFPVIGFIIYLFIRN
- a CDS encoding efflux RND transporter permease subunit encodes the protein MLSWLIRKRKITILFFIMFTLVGLLSFLQLPQREIPEVNPAIAQVTTVYPGASSEQVEQNVTDPLEERLSQMQEIASLTSVSSPGLAFMTIELNEGLDADQVWNEVRQRVNDASAEFPEDANTPMFNNELSAQGLATYQITFSDPNDLAEIDTTLDRWNTRLNTLPDIVSMQIQGTVEKEVLIEVDPEALADAGISTNQLIGVLNGEINAVPPGEWKTDAYNYRIELETLTDVADLETLPVGASSEGEIILFGDVASINETFKPISEQVAFDGEEAISLTFTLKQGASVTSAQSDLDGFVDQIQAELPDGVEMTLLYTQADLVQELFRDLAISFAIAVVSVLLVCSLGLNISTAVSVALAIPVSLSLGAIVLPFIGVDLNQISLIAFIIALGILVDDGIVVNENIERRLKMGEGPVDAAINGTKEVAVSVITSTLTVVFTFLPLMLLPGQAGSFIRPLPAVLIATMIASTFVALLLIPIYRSIREKTASPTRRSERKPAGFLGGTFDRASAFYGQRMIRGVTKRPLLVVILGFLLGTAAYALIPFIPLEFFPDTDREEVFVEATLPEGTSLQATEAEARNVEAWLTDVDYVQSVSTYVGTDIPRLFGAGGGAASGENAANFLVFIDREKMSTRETTNAWNDILPEAFPDMNINVSMIESGPPVGAPIAIKVSGEDFGTLREMAGEVKDILAATEGVANVDDDVGASIETIQVTPDREALEESGIASDDLATALRLVGEGLPLGQLQQPGELLDMRLVYENAGPLSVDVLEDISVAGFSGESIPVADLVTTSEVQSEPRIPHDNTVPTITVRAYPNERSSDEILADARADLDAVTAQDAAYTLSIGGETSARTDVFIDIGKIFIVVMFLILIVIAIQFYSLTLPILILSTVYLAIAGALIGLFITQTGLGFMSMMGAVSLAGIVVRNGIVLIEFIEQRRKEGMDPREAVMMAAEQRFRPIVLTSLTSIAGLLPIALGNSTLFKPLGIAIVSGLIFSTLLTLFIVPALYLLQSNVRMRIRARRTKTA